One genomic segment of Epinephelus fuscoguttatus linkage group LG19, E.fuscoguttatus.final_Chr_v1 includes these proteins:
- the LOC125879257 gene encoding fas-binding factor 1-like isoform X2 has translation MAAKLKGKPSQSLFGDDDLLDSLFDDEKFPVRGKATRSGPLNRTSATDNIFSMLAQEVKRDGGDTEDSDVSAADPNDILKNLKDMDDMDADLFASKKKPSSAPAQTEPKKDSSTLESKVKPEGADEPTTGGRKPNSAPSSTTQNYRKLIFSDPDDPLADLDDLLPDETKPEPKSNLQQSKPEKSPSASPILKTETSKAAKKRRDLTFDDDDKDDLMDALGFDSDKSSARKKDSLLWSNKERSGTPQRPLTAVDGILESLTSPRLLERPATGEKKEQPQPQEKQQKEKTPTLKETLFEDDLTFGSYQPTLGSMLEGRLSRRQSVRFSTEDVSTPEKKPKPTTPTTLRHRNSADWLGLKTNDDLTFLEGDAKETKTSTESPKAPASPSLERRPSLTGSHATSAAKMAADTPATTDNITKQTKPEVSKSQKKEEEEDDWLAGVLSRKKVPSVSKSEAKTSKQEDALGLGEEVDLESTVSKQVTSQAPRGREDTLTSVREANSTYLGQPSASALSTPIREARTEQDCPPQVTAPLPASAASVSLAQPHPQSQPQHLSSNKGSRVPSGPVQASDETLQQQPLPNPISAIPSGSVWPVPQQNQLQNASAAIQQQVTLSADSLQQLLLQQQMMQSQLLGLGGVVDAGLLQRLKEREQPPGDYQALQARIIQLEGQVKTLQLERDQSQMLLECVQQRHKQDMELMENAHKTRVKLLEESAAQRETQTRQECEDLMDRLAAVTRSAEQERSELQAQYQRKLAQAQQERDCEVERLKDLQRKSILEMKKDHEDHVQRLKKLKEEEIDAVTSATSQTRSLKVVIEQMEQFSSRLGDLSSRVESTHEHTAHGLEEGARHRDEQLRMVQDCLAQQQKAMAEERVYLKEVISRMDTQLSEQQRQLEKEQGDLKLHNAELKQKEMALAQEKETLDRLKEEVNREKEKISSTALRLKTQAQEVEAFSKLAAEKFEEGERALQEAKRVEAEHEARLRNIHTQAERLRQQEQRILQEDTERLRQVAPVTSLTQMIPPVLPDAGSVLQNPELQSTLNVPPPTTTSCANSKSMALQASLALWRYTSEKDQEFLAEEQIFLENLKKKSYRSTFKTD, from the exons ATG GCTGCAAAGCTGAAGGGCAAACCATCCCAAA GTTTATTTGGAGATGACGATTTGCTCGACAGCTTATTTGATGATGAAA AATTCCCAGTAAGAGGGAAAGCAACTCGCAGTGGACCACTGAATCG CACTTCTGCCACTGATAACATCTTCAGTATGCTAGCACAGGAGGTAAAGAGGGATGGTGGGGACACTGAG GACTCTGATGTCTCAGCGGCAGATCCCAACGACATACTGAAGAACTTGAAG GACATGGATGATATGGACGCTGACCTCTTTGCATCAAAGAAAAAGCCCAGTTCAGCTCCTGCACAAACAGAGCCGAAGAAAGACTCTTCCACATTAGAAAGTAAAGTAAAACCAGAGGGAGCAG ATGAACCCACCACAGGAGGGAGGAAACCCAATTCTGCACCTTCATCTACAACGCAGAACTACAGGAAGTTAATCTTCTCTG ATCCAGACGACCCGCTGGCTGATCTTGACGACTTGCTTCCAGATGAAACCAAGCCCGAACCTAAATCAAACCTACAGCAGTCCAAACCTGAAAAATCTCCCTCAGCATCTCCTATCCTAAAGACTGAAACAT CTAAGGCAGCCAAAAAACGAAGGGATCTCacatttgatgatgatgataaggaTGACCTAATGGATGCCCTGGGATTTGACAGTGATAAAAGCAGCGCCAGGAAAAAAGACAGCCTGCTTTGGTCCAACAAGGAGAG GAGTGGGACCCCTCAGAGACCTCTCACTGCAGTAGACGGGATCCTGGAGAGTTTGACTTCACCTCGTCTTCTGGAGCGACCTGCGACGGGCGAGAAGAAGGAGCAGCCTCAGCCTCAAGAGaagcagcaaaaagaaaagaccCCTACTTTGAAAG AGACACTTTTCGAAGACGACCTCACGTTTGGCTCCTATCAGCCCACTCTGGGATCCATGCTTGAAGGGCGCCTGTCCCGTAGACAGTCagtcag ATTTTCTACAGAGGACGTCTCTACGCCAGAGAAGAAACCAAAAcccaccacccccaccaccTTACGACACCGCAACTCAGCTGACTGGCTCGGCCTCAAGACAAACGATGACCTCACCTTTCTAGAGGGCGATGCCAAAGAGACCAAGACTTCAACAGAGTCTCCAAAGGCTCCTGCCTCTCCTTCATTAGAGAGAAGACCCTCCCTGACTGGCAGTCATGCCACATCTGCTGCAAAAATGGCAGCTGACACCCCAGCGACGACTGATAATATcaccaaacaaaccaaaccagagGTCTCTAAGAGCcagaagaaagaagaggaggaagatgattgGTTAGCAGGAGTACTGAGCAGGAAGAAGGTGCCATCAGTGTCAAAGTCTGAGGCAAAAACATCCAAGCAGGAAGACGCTTTGGGCCtgggagaggaagtggatctggAGTCGACTGTTAG TAAACAAGTCACTTCACAAGCTCCCAGGGGCAGAGAGGACACTCTTACATCTGTCAGAGAAGCtaa tAGTACTTATCTTGGACAGCCCAGCGCCAGTGCTCTCTCCACTCCTATCAGAGAGGCAAGGACCGAGCAAG ATTGCCCTCCTCAAGTTACTGCTCCTTTACCGGCCTCTGCTGCTAGCGTTAGCCTCGCCCAACCCCATCCTCAGTCCCAACCCCAACACCTATCGTCCAACAAGGGATCCAGGGTGCCAAGTGGGCCCGTTCAGGCTTCGGATGAAACCCTGCAACAGCAGCCGCTGCCCAACCCCATCTCTGCTATACCTTCTGGCTCAGTGTGGC CTGTTCCACAGCAAAACCAGTTGCAAAATGCATCAGCTGCCATCCAACAACAG GTGACACTTTCAGCAGAcagtctgcagcagctgcttctACAACAGCAA ATGATGCAGTCTCAGTTGCTGGGTCTTGGGGGTGTTGTGGATGCAGGGCTCCTGCAGAGACtcaaagagagagagcagccGCCTGGAGATTATCAAGCGTTACAGGCTCGCATCATCCAGCTGGAGGGACAG GTGAAGACCCTGCAGCTGGAGCGAGACCAAAGCCAAATGTTGCTAGAGTGTGTCCAGCAGAGGCATAAACAGGATATGGAACTAATGGAGAACGCACACAA GACTAGAGTGAAGCTTCTCGAGGAATCGGCAGCCCAGAGGGAGACACAAACACGGCAGGAGTGTGAAGACCTAATGGATCGCCTGGCTGCAGTAACACGATCGGCTGAGCAGGAACGCTCGGAGCTGCAGGCACAGTACCAGCGCAAACTGGCCCAGGCCCAGCAAGAGAGAGACTGCGAGGTGGAAAGACTCAAGGACCTGCAGAG GAAATCTATCTTGGAGATGAAGAAAGACCACGAGGATCATGTCCAGAGACTAAAGAAATTAAAGGAGGAGGAGATTGATGCAGTTACGAGCGCAACATCTCAGACCAG atCTCTTAAAGTGGTGATTGAGCAGATGGAGCAGTTCTCCTCTCGGCTGGGTGATCTGTCTTCTCGGGTGGAGAGCACACACGAACACACGGCTCATGGCCTGGAGGAGGGGGCACGGCACAGGGACGAGCAGCTTCGAA TGGTGCAGGACTGTCTGGCCCAGCAGCAGAAGGCGATGGCGGAGGAGAGAGTGTACCTCAAGGAAGTCATTTCCAGGATGGACACTCAGCTCAGTGAGCAGCAGAGACAGCTTGAGAAG GAACAAGGCGACCTAAAACTTCACAATGCAGAGCTGAAACAAAAGGAGATGGCTTTGGCACAAGAGAAAGAAACTCTGGACAGACTGAAAGAAGAAgtgaacagagagaaagagaaaataagcAGCACAGCGTTGAGACTCAAGACACAAGCCCAGGAGGTGGAGGCCTTTAGCAAG CTTGCTGCGGAGAAGTTCGAGGAAGGCGAACGAGCGCTGCAGGAGGCGAAACGTGTGGAGGCTGAGCACGAGGCAAGGCTCAGAAATATCCATACCCAGGCAGAGCGGCTGAGGCAGCAAGAGCAGCGAATCCTTCAG GAGGACACAGAGAGGCTGAGACAAGTCGCTCCAGTTACGTCTTTAACACAAATGATTCCACCTGTTTTACCAG ACGCAGGTTCAGTGTTGCAAAACCCGGAGCTGCAATCAACCCTGAATGTTCCTCCTCCAACGACAACTTCATGTGCCAACTCTAAATCCATGGCTCTTCAAGCTAGTCTGGCTCTGTGGAGGTACACTTCAGAAAAG
- the LOC125879257 gene encoding fas-binding factor 1-like isoform X1 has translation MAAKLKGKPSQSLFGDDDLLDSLFDDEKFPVRGKATRSGPLNRTSATDNIFSMLAQEVKRDGGDTEDSDVSAADPNDILKNLKDMDDMDADLFASKKKPSSAPAQTEPKKDSSTLESKVKPEGADEPTTGGRKPNSAPSSTTQNYRKLIFSDPDDPLADLDDLLPDETKPEPKSNLQQSKPEKSPSASPILKTETSKAAKKRRDLTFDDDDKDDLMDALGFDSDKSSARKKDSLLWSNKERSGTPQRPLTAVDGILESLTSPRLLERPATGEKKEQPQPQEKQQKEKTPTLKETLFEDDLTFGSYQPTLGSMLEGRLSRRQSVRFSTEDVSTPEKKPKPTTPTTLRHRNSADWLGLKTNDDLTFLEGDAKETKTSTESPKAPASPSLERRPSLTGSHATSAAKMAADTPATTDNITKQTKPEVSKSQKKEEEEDDWLAGVLSRKKVPSVSKSEAKTSKQEDALGLGEEVDLESTVSKQVTSQAPRGREDTLTSVREANSTYLGQPSASALSTPIREARTEQDCPPQVTAPLPASAASVSLAQPHPQSQPQHLSSNKGSRVPSGPVQASDETLQQQPLPNPISAIPSGSVWPVPQQNQLQNASAAIQQQVTLSADSLQQLLLQQQMMQSQLLGLGGVVDAGLLQRLKEREQPPGDYQALQARIIQLEGQVKTLQLERDQSQMLLECVQQRHKQDMELMENAHKTRVKLLEESAAQRETQTRQECEDLMDRLAAVTRSAEQERSELQAQYQRKLAQAQQERDCEVERLKDLQRKSILEMKKDHEDHVQRLKKLKEEEIDAVTSATSQTRSLKVVIEQMEQFSSRLGDLSSRVESTHEHTAHGLEEGARHRDEQLRMVQDCLAQQQKAMAEERVYLKEVISRMDTQLSEQQRQLEKEQGDLKLHNAELKQKEMALAQEKETLDRLKEEVNREKEKISSTALRLKTQAQEVEAFSKLAAEKFEEGERALQEAKRVEAEHEARLRNIHTQAERLRQQEQRILQERMRLNHLQEDTERLRQVAPVTSLTQMIPPVLPDAGSVLQNPELQSTLNVPPPTTTSCANSKSMALQASLALWRYTSEKDQEFLAEEQIFLENLKKKSYRSTFKTD, from the exons ATG GCTGCAAAGCTGAAGGGCAAACCATCCCAAA GTTTATTTGGAGATGACGATTTGCTCGACAGCTTATTTGATGATGAAA AATTCCCAGTAAGAGGGAAAGCAACTCGCAGTGGACCACTGAATCG CACTTCTGCCACTGATAACATCTTCAGTATGCTAGCACAGGAGGTAAAGAGGGATGGTGGGGACACTGAG GACTCTGATGTCTCAGCGGCAGATCCCAACGACATACTGAAGAACTTGAAG GACATGGATGATATGGACGCTGACCTCTTTGCATCAAAGAAAAAGCCCAGTTCAGCTCCTGCACAAACAGAGCCGAAGAAAGACTCTTCCACATTAGAAAGTAAAGTAAAACCAGAGGGAGCAG ATGAACCCACCACAGGAGGGAGGAAACCCAATTCTGCACCTTCATCTACAACGCAGAACTACAGGAAGTTAATCTTCTCTG ATCCAGACGACCCGCTGGCTGATCTTGACGACTTGCTTCCAGATGAAACCAAGCCCGAACCTAAATCAAACCTACAGCAGTCCAAACCTGAAAAATCTCCCTCAGCATCTCCTATCCTAAAGACTGAAACAT CTAAGGCAGCCAAAAAACGAAGGGATCTCacatttgatgatgatgataaggaTGACCTAATGGATGCCCTGGGATTTGACAGTGATAAAAGCAGCGCCAGGAAAAAAGACAGCCTGCTTTGGTCCAACAAGGAGAG GAGTGGGACCCCTCAGAGACCTCTCACTGCAGTAGACGGGATCCTGGAGAGTTTGACTTCACCTCGTCTTCTGGAGCGACCTGCGACGGGCGAGAAGAAGGAGCAGCCTCAGCCTCAAGAGaagcagcaaaaagaaaagaccCCTACTTTGAAAG AGACACTTTTCGAAGACGACCTCACGTTTGGCTCCTATCAGCCCACTCTGGGATCCATGCTTGAAGGGCGCCTGTCCCGTAGACAGTCagtcag ATTTTCTACAGAGGACGTCTCTACGCCAGAGAAGAAACCAAAAcccaccacccccaccaccTTACGACACCGCAACTCAGCTGACTGGCTCGGCCTCAAGACAAACGATGACCTCACCTTTCTAGAGGGCGATGCCAAAGAGACCAAGACTTCAACAGAGTCTCCAAAGGCTCCTGCCTCTCCTTCATTAGAGAGAAGACCCTCCCTGACTGGCAGTCATGCCACATCTGCTGCAAAAATGGCAGCTGACACCCCAGCGACGACTGATAATATcaccaaacaaaccaaaccagagGTCTCTAAGAGCcagaagaaagaagaggaggaagatgattgGTTAGCAGGAGTACTGAGCAGGAAGAAGGTGCCATCAGTGTCAAAGTCTGAGGCAAAAACATCCAAGCAGGAAGACGCTTTGGGCCtgggagaggaagtggatctggAGTCGACTGTTAG TAAACAAGTCACTTCACAAGCTCCCAGGGGCAGAGAGGACACTCTTACATCTGTCAGAGAAGCtaa tAGTACTTATCTTGGACAGCCCAGCGCCAGTGCTCTCTCCACTCCTATCAGAGAGGCAAGGACCGAGCAAG ATTGCCCTCCTCAAGTTACTGCTCCTTTACCGGCCTCTGCTGCTAGCGTTAGCCTCGCCCAACCCCATCCTCAGTCCCAACCCCAACACCTATCGTCCAACAAGGGATCCAGGGTGCCAAGTGGGCCCGTTCAGGCTTCGGATGAAACCCTGCAACAGCAGCCGCTGCCCAACCCCATCTCTGCTATACCTTCTGGCTCAGTGTGGC CTGTTCCACAGCAAAACCAGTTGCAAAATGCATCAGCTGCCATCCAACAACAG GTGACACTTTCAGCAGAcagtctgcagcagctgcttctACAACAGCAA ATGATGCAGTCTCAGTTGCTGGGTCTTGGGGGTGTTGTGGATGCAGGGCTCCTGCAGAGACtcaaagagagagagcagccGCCTGGAGATTATCAAGCGTTACAGGCTCGCATCATCCAGCTGGAGGGACAG GTGAAGACCCTGCAGCTGGAGCGAGACCAAAGCCAAATGTTGCTAGAGTGTGTCCAGCAGAGGCATAAACAGGATATGGAACTAATGGAGAACGCACACAA GACTAGAGTGAAGCTTCTCGAGGAATCGGCAGCCCAGAGGGAGACACAAACACGGCAGGAGTGTGAAGACCTAATGGATCGCCTGGCTGCAGTAACACGATCGGCTGAGCAGGAACGCTCGGAGCTGCAGGCACAGTACCAGCGCAAACTGGCCCAGGCCCAGCAAGAGAGAGACTGCGAGGTGGAAAGACTCAAGGACCTGCAGAG GAAATCTATCTTGGAGATGAAGAAAGACCACGAGGATCATGTCCAGAGACTAAAGAAATTAAAGGAGGAGGAGATTGATGCAGTTACGAGCGCAACATCTCAGACCAG atCTCTTAAAGTGGTGATTGAGCAGATGGAGCAGTTCTCCTCTCGGCTGGGTGATCTGTCTTCTCGGGTGGAGAGCACACACGAACACACGGCTCATGGCCTGGAGGAGGGGGCACGGCACAGGGACGAGCAGCTTCGAA TGGTGCAGGACTGTCTGGCCCAGCAGCAGAAGGCGATGGCGGAGGAGAGAGTGTACCTCAAGGAAGTCATTTCCAGGATGGACACTCAGCTCAGTGAGCAGCAGAGACAGCTTGAGAAG GAACAAGGCGACCTAAAACTTCACAATGCAGAGCTGAAACAAAAGGAGATGGCTTTGGCACAAGAGAAAGAAACTCTGGACAGACTGAAAGAAGAAgtgaacagagagaaagagaaaataagcAGCACAGCGTTGAGACTCAAGACACAAGCCCAGGAGGTGGAGGCCTTTAGCAAG CTTGCTGCGGAGAAGTTCGAGGAAGGCGAACGAGCGCTGCAGGAGGCGAAACGTGTGGAGGCTGAGCACGAGGCAAGGCTCAGAAATATCCATACCCAGGCAGAGCGGCTGAGGCAGCAAGAGCAGCGAATCCTTCAG GAGCGAATGCGGTTAAATCATCTGCAGGAGGACACAGAGAGGCTGAGACAAGTCGCTCCAGTTACGTCTTTAACACAAATGATTCCACCTGTTTTACCAG ACGCAGGTTCAGTGTTGCAAAACCCGGAGCTGCAATCAACCCTGAATGTTCCTCCTCCAACGACAACTTCATGTGCCAACTCTAAATCCATGGCTCTTCAAGCTAGTCTGGCTCTGTGGAGGTACACTTCAGAAAAG